In a genomic window of archaeon BMS3Bbin15:
- a CDS encoding 30S ribosomal protein S6e — translation MTKMVLSEPDSGKSYQIELDDKKMDKIIGKKVGDALSGDLLGLSGYEVKLTGGSDKDGFPMRKDLPGMRRPKILLRRGPGYRPKEKGLIRRKRVRSNTYVKEISQVNAVVVKKGSKELEELVAAMKKKQE, via the coding sequence ATGACAAAAATGGTACTTTCTGAACCAGATAGTGGAAAGTCTTATCAAATTGAGCTGGACGATAAGAAAATGGATAAAATTATTGGCAAAAAGGTAGGAGATGCTCTCAGCGGTGACCTTCTGGGACTCAGTGGTTATGAAGTAAAACTTACTGGAGGAAGCGATAAAGATGGCTTTCCTATGAGAAAGGATTTACCAGGAATGAGAAGACCAAAGATTCTACTGCGCCGTGGTCCAGGTTACAGGCCAAAAGAGAAAGGTTTGATAAGAAGAAAAAGAGTGAGAAGCAACACCTATGTGAAAGAAATCAGTCAGGTAAATGCTGTTGTGGTTAAAAAAGGAAGTAAAGAGCTTGAAGAGCTTGTAGCTGCCATGAAAAAGAAACAGGAATAG
- the hemA_2 gene encoding glutamyl-tRNA reductase — translation MLYAITFHHLKTSYSNFEKLKFSSQDEFYREVPLKNAVLLQSGTRIEIYSTSKDADRILFNFFSEKSGFSDEELKKLFSVTKGREAAEHLFSLTSKIESRVLGETYLPWLVRSSLNRADKYRKAEELREIFEGALEAYKKAKMETEIEGSYAPVNMALELLENRNIKKVVLLGAGLSGIRLARAIDGEIYITYRDRDIASYAAEETDGKIIDYSDRKEVISHSDLLICATLASHFRVTLALVDSASSLIVADLSPFSNVSPDVATIEGITLLNTALRDTIMENYNLMKAAVPEVKKIIEEELEKYRLP, via the coding sequence ATGCTATATGCCATAACCTTTCATCATCTCAAAACCAGCTATTCGAATTTTGAAAAATTAAAATTTTCTTCTCAGGATGAGTTTTACAGAGAGGTACCTCTAAAAAATGCTGTACTTCTACAGAGTGGTACAAGAATTGAAATTTATTCAACTTCAAAAGACGCTGATAGGATTCTATTTAATTTTTTCTCTGAGAAAAGCGGTTTTTCTGATGAAGAACTTAAAAAGCTCTTCTCTGTTACAAAGGGTAGGGAAGCTGCAGAGCATCTCTTCAGCCTTACGTCAAAGATTGAATCACGTGTTTTAGGAGAGACTTACCTTCCCTGGCTGGTAAGGTCTTCTCTGAATAGAGCAGATAAATACAGAAAAGCAGAAGAATTGAGAGAAATTTTTGAAGGTGCTCTTGAAGCATATAAAAAAGCTAAAATGGAAACGGAAATCGAAGGGAGCTATGCCCCTGTTAATATGGCTCTTGAGCTTCTTGAGAATAGAAATATAAAAAAAGTCGTCCTGCTGGGAGCTGGTCTCAGTGGAATAAGACTTGCCAGAGCTATTGATGGAGAGATATATATAACATATAGAGACAGAGATATTGCCAGTTATGCTGCAGAAGAGACTGACGGCAAAATTATAGATTATTCAGATAGAAAAGAGGTCATATCTCATTCTGACCTTTTAATATGTGCAACTCTTGCCTCTCACTTCAGGGTAACTCTAGCTCTCGTTGATAGCGCCTCTTCCCTTATTGTGGCAGACTTATCACCCTTCTCCAACGTTTCTCCAGATGTAGCCACCATTGAGGGCATTACACTTCTAAACACTGCTCTAAGAGACACAATTATGGAAAATTACAATTTAATGAAAGCAGCAGTACCTGAAGTAAAGAAAATAATTGAAGAAGAGCTGGAAAAATACAGACTACCATAA
- the infB gene encoding translation initiation factor IF-2: MIRQPIVAVLGHVDHGKTTLLDRIRGSAVANKEAGGITQHIGATEIPLETIKDICGGLVKQLNLDLTIPGLLFIDTPGHEAFTTLRKRGGALSDFAILVVDINEGFKPQTLESIEILKTYKTPFLVAANKIDKTPQWVTYENYPFAHSFSKQNKKVQQILENKIYNIVGQLYDLSFESERYDRIKKFGKQIAIVPVSGKTGEGIPELLMLLTGLAQRFLGKKLDIDTEKPANGTILEVKEEIGLGTTIDVIIYEGKIKVGDTIVLGGKRGIITTRVRSLLKPKPLDEIRDPRFRFDHIKEIHASAGVKISAPNLGDALAGSPLVVAGENVEETEEEVEKEIESIKVETEKEGVVVKADTLGSLEALVKIFSDAKIPIRYADVGDITKRDIIEAETVKEEEPFLGVVLGFNVKTLKNAEERSQEKNIKVILRDVIYRLIDDYKDYVEMEKALQRIREFDILTKPAKIEVLRGYVFRASKPAVVGVDILAGTLKPKVRLININNEKVGVVKGIQDRNKNIGEATKGMQVAVSIEGATVGKNLKEGDILFTDIYENEAKLINQKYKEFLREDEAEVFQEFLKIKRKSKPFWAKSNI, from the coding sequence ATGATACGTCAGCCCATAGTAGCTGTTCTCGGTCATGTAGACCATGGAAAAACCACCCTTCTGGATAGAATAAGAGGTTCGGCTGTAGCAAATAAAGAGGCTGGTGGCATAACCCAACATATTGGTGCTACCGAAATTCCACTTGAGACTATAAAAGACATATGTGGTGGCCTGGTAAAGCAGCTAAACCTGGACCTTACAATACCGGGACTTCTCTTTATAGACACACCAGGGCACGAAGCTTTCACAACTCTCAGAAAGCGAGGGGGTGCTCTGTCAGACTTTGCAATCCTTGTGGTTGATATTAACGAAGGTTTCAAACCCCAGACACTGGAATCCATAGAAATTTTGAAAACTTACAAAACTCCCTTCCTTGTCGCTGCCAACAAGATAGATAAAACACCTCAATGGGTAACCTATGAAAACTACCCATTCGCCCACAGCTTTTCAAAGCAGAACAAGAAGGTTCAGCAGATTCTTGAAAATAAGATTTATAATATTGTGGGACAGCTCTATGACCTCAGTTTTGAGAGTGAACGCTACGACAGAATTAAGAAATTCGGGAAGCAGATAGCCATAGTACCTGTGAGTGGAAAGACGGGAGAAGGTATTCCTGAGCTTTTAATGCTTCTCACAGGTCTTGCCCAGAGATTCCTTGGCAAAAAGCTTGATATAGACACTGAAAAGCCTGCAAATGGAACAATTCTTGAGGTTAAAGAAGAAATTGGACTTGGTACCACTATAGATGTAATAATATATGAAGGAAAGATAAAAGTTGGAGACACTATTGTGCTTGGAGGAAAAAGGGGGATAATAACAACACGAGTGAGGTCTCTTCTCAAGCCCAAACCTCTGGATGAAATAAGAGACCCCAGATTCAGATTTGACCATATAAAAGAGATACATGCAAGTGCTGGTGTGAAGATATCCGCACCCAATCTGGGAGATGCTCTGGCAGGCTCCCCTCTTGTTGTGGCAGGTGAAAATGTTGAGGAGACTGAGGAAGAGGTAGAAAAGGAGATTGAGAGTATCAAGGTTGAAACTGAAAAGGAGGGTGTTGTGGTTAAAGCTGATACTCTCGGCTCTCTTGAGGCACTTGTAAAGATATTCAGTGACGCCAAAATCCCCATAAGATATGCTGATGTTGGCGACATCACAAAGAGGGATATAATTGAAGCAGAGACTGTGAAGGAAGAGGAACCTTTTCTGGGTGTTGTCCTTGGCTTTAATGTGAAGACGTTAAAGAATGCAGAGGAAAGAAGTCAGGAAAAGAATATCAAGGTTATACTCAGAGATGTAATTTACAGATTAATTGATGATTATAAGGACTATGTAGAGATGGAAAAGGCACTCCAGAGAATCAGAGAGTTTGATATTCTTACAAAACCTGCAAAAATTGAAGTGCTCAGAGGTTATGTTTTCAGAGCAAGCAAACCGGCTGTGGTTGGTGTCGATATCCTTGCAGGTACTCTCAAGCCCAAAGTAAGGCTGATAAATATCAACAATGAAAAAGTAGGAGTTGTAAAAGGCATTCAGGATAGAAATAAGAATATAGGTGAGGCAACAAAAGGTATGCAAGTTGCTGTTAGTATAGAAGGTGCGACAGTAGGTAAGAATCTGAAGGAAGGTGACATACTTTTTACAGATATTTATGAAAACGAGGCAAAACTAATAAACCAGAAGTATAAAGAGTTTCTCAGAGAAGATGAAGCTGAAGTTTTTCAGGAGTTTCTCAAAATTAAAAGAAAAAGTAAGCCCTTCTGGGCAAAGAGTAATATTTAA